The proteins below come from a single Paraburkholderia flagellata genomic window:
- a CDS encoding helix-turn-helix domain-containing protein: MRIMMRKQTANLSISNVERLSDDLRATRRERKLTQQALAEQAGVARRTVTNAEHSGNVGIRELCRLVNALGYEVVLRPMDTVILEDLNDIFRDDE, translated from the coding sequence ATGCGCATCATGATGCGCAAACAAACCGCGAACCTCTCAATTTCCAATGTCGAGCGCCTATCCGACGACCTGCGCGCGACGCGCCGCGAGCGCAAGCTGACCCAGCAGGCACTGGCTGAGCAGGCGGGCGTCGCCCGCCGCACCGTCACGAACGCTGAACACTCAGGCAACGTCGGCATCCGCGAACTCTGCCGTCTCGTCAACGCGCTTGGTTATGAAGTCGTGCTTCGCCCCATGGACACCGTAATCCTCGAGGACCTGAACGACATATTCAGGGACGACGAATGA
- a CDS encoding type II toxin-antitoxin system HipA family toxin, translating into MTADASFDLERLLREIRNLEVHTPQGPSGLLARESRFVFNYGDVPDAAAISLTMPVRRQSYASGDLMGIFAMNRPEGYLRFVIEERLARYGAPSDMFLLFLAGTNQIGRLTYSVPGERVPQSEGERLDELLSSPSGRLFERLIDRYALGSGISGVQPKAVVPLAAETAARPAEHTALPLRTVIVKAEGDDFPGLARNEYFCMSVAKEAALEVPDFWLSDDGKLFVMSRFDRETNGAPIGFEDMSVLTGKAKYEGSYEMIAKAVDIYTRSDPAQKRRLFERIALSCLLRDGDAHMKNLGILYIDPTGPRRLAPVFDVVCTDIYPDLDGRMALSLNRSKTFPLPAELHAFARRLDLRQTESEEIMGRLHDAYLTVAERFSDDRRFHEGDLLAKIRRAVERPGVKPVSRPKLVR; encoded by the coding sequence ATGACCGCCGACGCATCATTCGACCTCGAGCGGCTCCTGCGCGAAATCCGCAACCTGGAAGTCCATACGCCGCAGGGCCCGAGCGGTCTACTCGCGCGCGAGAGCCGCTTCGTCTTCAACTACGGCGACGTGCCGGACGCGGCCGCCATATCGCTCACCATGCCGGTGCGGCGCCAGAGTTATGCGAGCGGCGACCTGATGGGCATCTTCGCGATGAACCGGCCAGAGGGCTACCTGCGCTTCGTCATCGAGGAGCGGCTCGCGCGTTACGGCGCGCCGAGCGACATGTTTCTGCTCTTTCTCGCCGGCACCAATCAGATCGGCCGGCTCACGTATTCCGTGCCGGGCGAGCGCGTGCCGCAGAGCGAAGGCGAGCGTCTGGACGAATTGCTTTCCTCGCCCTCCGGCCGGCTGTTCGAGCGCCTGATCGACCGTTATGCGCTTGGTTCGGGCATCTCCGGCGTGCAGCCGAAGGCCGTTGTTCCGCTCGCCGCTGAAACCGCCGCGCGCCCCGCGGAGCACACGGCACTGCCCTTGCGCACGGTGATCGTGAAGGCAGAAGGCGACGACTTTCCAGGGCTCGCGCGCAACGAATACTTCTGCATGTCGGTGGCAAAGGAGGCGGCGCTCGAAGTTCCCGACTTCTGGCTTTCCGATGACGGCAAGCTCTTCGTGATGTCACGCTTCGACCGCGAGACGAACGGCGCGCCCATCGGCTTCGAGGACATGAGCGTGCTCACTGGCAAGGCGAAGTACGAAGGCAGCTACGAGATGATCGCCAAGGCCGTGGACATCTATACGCGTTCGGACCCGGCGCAAAAACGCCGCCTTTTCGAGCGCATCGCCCTTTCGTGCCTGTTGCGCGACGGCGATGCCCATATGAAGAACCTGGGAATCCTCTATATCGACCCGACCGGGCCACGCCGTCTTGCTCCGGTGTTCGACGTGGTCTGCACGGACATCTATCCGGATCTCGACGGGCGCATGGCGCTGAGCCTCAACCGGAGCAAGACTTTCCCGCTGCCGGCGGAACTTCACGCCTTTGCCCGTCGCCTCGACCTGCGGCAGACCGAAAGCGAGGAGATCATGGGGCGTCTGCACGACGCCTATCTCACGGTCGCCGAGCGCTTCTCAGACGACCGGCGATTCCACGAAGGCGATCTGCTCGCAAAGATCCGGCGGGCCGTCGAGCGGCCGGGCGTCAAACCCGTCTCACGTCCGAAGCTGGTGCGCTAG
- a CDS encoding ATP-dependent Clp protease ATP-binding subunit — MAQFNCDICGVRPATVRVAVLQDGRRRFLDVCDYHYAQLTRHQRTLSPLEALFRASQQADGAGDASDAAGEPPPQAMEASDGAIVERYFSDVARELLQRAAERAVQFGRREVDTEHLLYELAGNDAGAVILKRLGIQPDDVRAFIDANAQKREGAGVPEDGRIGVSPRLKGALDRAFLVSRELGHSYVAPEHLLFGLTQVPESFAGHLLGRYGVTPQKVLQRLVEAQGDKRERPAATGPSATPQLDQYSRDLTALASEGKLDPVIGRSSEIETVVEVLARRRKNNPVLIGEPGVGKTAIAEGLAQRMLNGDVPESLRGRRLVELNVNGLIAGAKYRGEFEERVKGVMEEISAQRESLVLFIDEVHMIVGAGQGGGEGGLDIANVFKPAMARGELNLIGATTLSEYQKYIEKDAALERRFQPVFVSEPSVDQTINILRGLRDKLEVHHHVTIRDDALVSAAELSDRYVMGRFLPDKAIDLIDQAAARVHLSATSRPAAILELEAELAQLRREQDYAATRKNFERAHTLDEPIADKEKALAQATNDWKGQLGTVTSDVTSEDIAEIVSKLTGVPVTQLTAEERTRLLEMEKRLHERVIGQEQAIVAVSDAVRRSRAGLRRGRRPTAVFLFLGPTGVGKTELAKALAEVVFGDEDAIVRIDMSEYMERHAVSRLIGSPPGYVGYDEGGQLTEKVRRRPYCVILLDEIEKAHSDVYNVLLQVFDDGRLTDGKGRVVDFSNTVVIATSNLGSDVVSGQKRSGPGFLSSAEGSMQGAVMGELRQHFRPEFLNRIDEIIMFQPLTSDELRSIVRLQLEQVRRMARSQDIDLTFDDSVIDYLSAEGYRPEFGARELKRKMQQAVENELAKEMLKGGVKEGAKVVCRYDAADKRMAFALQ; from the coding sequence ATGGCTCAGTTCAACTGCGATATCTGCGGCGTGCGCCCCGCGACGGTGCGGGTCGCCGTATTGCAGGACGGCAGACGGCGTTTTCTCGATGTCTGCGATTATCACTACGCGCAGCTCACGCGGCATCAGCGCACCTTGAGCCCGCTGGAGGCGCTGTTTCGCGCCTCGCAGCAGGCAGACGGCGCAGGCGATGCCAGCGACGCGGCTGGCGAACCTCCGCCACAGGCGATGGAAGCGAGCGACGGCGCCATCGTCGAGCGCTACTTCAGCGACGTGGCCCGTGAATTGCTGCAGCGCGCGGCGGAGCGGGCGGTGCAGTTCGGGCGGCGCGAGGTCGACACCGAGCATCTGCTTTACGAACTCGCGGGCAACGACGCCGGCGCGGTGATCCTCAAGCGTCTCGGCATTCAGCCCGATGACGTGCGCGCGTTCATCGACGCCAATGCGCAGAAGCGCGAAGGCGCGGGTGTTCCCGAAGACGGCCGCATCGGCGTCTCACCGCGCCTGAAGGGCGCGCTCGACCGCGCGTTTCTCGTCTCGCGTGAACTGGGTCACAGCTACGTCGCGCCCGAGCATTTGCTCTTCGGCCTCACGCAGGTGCCGGAAAGTTTTGCGGGCCATCTGCTCGGCCGCTACGGCGTCACGCCTCAGAAGGTGTTGCAGCGGCTCGTGGAGGCCCAGGGCGACAAGCGAGAGCGTCCCGCCGCGACGGGCCCGAGCGCGACGCCGCAGCTCGACCAATACAGCCGCGACCTCACGGCGCTTGCGAGCGAGGGCAAGCTCGACCCTGTGATCGGCCGTTCGAGCGAGATCGAGACCGTGGTGGAAGTGCTCGCGCGCCGGCGCAAGAACAACCCGGTGCTGATCGGTGAACCGGGCGTGGGCAAGACGGCGATCGCCGAAGGCCTCGCTCAACGCATGCTCAACGGCGACGTGCCCGAATCGCTGCGCGGCCGGCGGCTCGTCGAGCTGAACGTCAACGGACTGATTGCGGGCGCGAAGTATCGCGGCGAATTCGAAGAGCGCGTGAAAGGCGTGATGGAGGAAATCTCGGCTCAGCGCGAGAGCCTCGTGCTCTTCATCGACGAAGTTCACATGATCGTCGGCGCGGGCCAGGGCGGTGGCGAAGGCGGCCTCGACATCGCCAACGTCTTCAAGCCGGCCATGGCGCGCGGCGAACTAAACCTGATTGGAGCGACGACACTCTCGGAGTACCAGAAGTACATCGAGAAGGACGCGGCGCTCGAGCGGCGCTTTCAGCCCGTATTCGTCTCCGAGCCGAGCGTCGATCAGACGATCAACATCCTGCGCGGTTTGCGCGACAAGCTCGAAGTGCACCACCACGTCACCATTCGCGACGACGCGCTCGTTTCGGCGGCCGAGCTATCGGACCGCTACGTGATGGGGCGCTTCCTGCCCGACAAGGCGATCGATCTGATCGACCAGGCGGCGGCGCGCGTGCATCTTTCGGCCACCTCGCGGCCCGCGGCGATTCTCGAACTCGAAGCGGAACTGGCGCAGTTGCGGCGCGAGCAGGACTACGCGGCGACGCGCAAGAATTTCGAGCGCGCGCACACGCTGGACGAGCCGATCGCCGACAAGGAAAAGGCGCTCGCACAGGCCACCAATGACTGGAAAGGTCAGCTCGGCACCGTGACCTCTGACGTGACGAGCGAGGATATCGCGGAGATCGTCTCGAAGCTCACGGGCGTACCGGTCACGCAGCTGACTGCCGAGGAGCGCACACGGCTGCTCGAAATGGAAAAGCGGCTGCATGAGCGCGTGATCGGCCAGGAGCAGGCCATCGTCGCGGTAAGCGACGCGGTGCGCCGCTCGCGCGCCGGGCTGCGGCGCGGGCGGCGGCCCACGGCGGTGTTCCTGTTCCTCGGGCCGACTGGCGTCGGCAAGACCGAACTGGCGAAGGCATTGGCCGAAGTGGTGTTCGGCGACGAGGACGCCATCGTGCGCATCGACATGAGCGAGTATATGGAGCGTCATGCGGTGTCGCGCCTGATCGGCTCGCCGCCGGGTTATGTCGGCTATGACGAAGGCGGCCAGTTGACCGAGAAGGTGCGCCGCCGTCCCTATTGCGTGATCCTGCTCGACGAGATCGAGAAAGCGCACTCCGACGTCTACAACGTGCTGCTGCAGGTGTTCGACGACGGGCGGCTCACCGACGGCAAGGGGCGCGTGGTCGACTTCAGCAATACGGTCGTGATCGCGACGAGCAATCTCGGCTCCGACGTGGTCTCGGGGCAGAAGCGCTCGGGGCCGGGGTTCCTCTCCAGCGCCGAAGGGTCGATGCAGGGCGCCGTGATGGGCGAGTTGCGCCAGCACTTCCGGCCCGAGTTCCTGAACCGCATCGACGAGATCATCATGTTCCAGCCGCTCACCAGCGACGAGCTGCGCTCGATCGTGCGGCTGCAACTCGAGCAGGTCCGGCGCATGGCGCGCAGCCAGGACATCGACCTGACGTTCGACGACAGCGTGATCGATTACCTCTCGGCGGAGGGGTATCGGCCGGAATTCGGCGCGCGCGAGTTGAAGCGCAAGATGCAGCAGGCGGTGGAGAACGAACTGGCGAAGGAAATGCTCAAGGGCGGTGTAAAGGAGGGTGCCAAAGTCGTGTGCCGCTACGACGCGGCGGACAAACGCATGGCGTTCGCGTTGCAGTAG
- the ydiK gene encoding AI-2E family transporter YdiK, translated as MKPQDVKPQLMPDLARILFVVAILCALTIGSLYVMRPFLPGLIWATTIVVATWPAMKAIERRCGNRRWLATLVMLLILLFVIVLPLYEAISTLALHGGEIMELIRKLPDYALTAPPQWVSDIPVVGGRIASKWQEFSDAGPGGLLAQLEPYVSIAAHWLIGHAASVGVFVMHMFITVIITGILYSNGEYAADYVTRFAIRVAPAQGEQAVKLAGASVRAVALGIVVTAVLQSALGGIGLWVAGVPGAGVLTAVMLMLCLAQIGPTLPLLGGVIWLFVHDAHIAGTLLAVWSVMVAMLDNLVRPVLIRRGVNLSMLLILSGVLGGLFAFGIVGLFIGPVILAVSSTLLTAWIRDPAAQARDTANPAARREV; from the coding sequence GTGAAGCCGCAAGACGTGAAGCCGCAACTTATGCCGGACCTGGCCCGCATCCTGTTCGTTGTTGCCATACTCTGCGCGCTGACGATCGGCAGCCTCTACGTCATGCGCCCGTTCCTCCCGGGACTGATCTGGGCTACGACGATCGTCGTAGCGACCTGGCCTGCCATGAAAGCCATCGAGCGGCGCTGCGGCAACCGCCGCTGGCTCGCCACGCTCGTGATGCTGCTCATTCTTCTGTTCGTGATCGTGCTGCCGCTCTATGAAGCCATCTCGACGCTCGCGTTGCACGGCGGCGAGATCATGGAACTGATCCGCAAGCTGCCCGACTATGCGCTGACGGCGCCGCCGCAGTGGGTCAGTGACATTCCCGTGGTTGGCGGCCGCATCGCCAGCAAGTGGCAGGAGTTTTCGGACGCAGGCCCAGGCGGCCTGCTCGCGCAACTCGAACCGTACGTTTCGATCGCAGCGCACTGGTTGATCGGCCATGCCGCCTCGGTGGGCGTGTTCGTCATGCACATGTTCATCACGGTCATCATCACGGGCATTCTGTACAGCAACGGCGAATATGCCGCCGACTATGTCACGCGCTTTGCCATTCGCGTGGCTCCCGCTCAGGGCGAGCAGGCCGTCAAGCTCGCGGGCGCTTCGGTTCGCGCGGTGGCGCTGGGCATCGTCGTGACGGCAGTCCTGCAGTCGGCACTCGGCGGTATAGGCCTGTGGGTGGCCGGGGTGCCGGGAGCGGGCGTGCTCACCGCCGTGATGCTGATGCTCTGTCTCGCGCAGATCGGCCCGACGCTGCCGCTGCTCGGCGGCGTCATCTGGCTGTTCGTGCATGACGCGCATATCGCGGGCACCCTGCTCGCGGTGTGGTCGGTGATGGTTGCCATGCTCGACAACCTCGTGCGTCCGGTGCTGATCCGGCGCGGCGTCAATCTGTCGATGCTGCTGATTCTCTCCGGCGTGCTCGGCGGCTTGTTCGCCTTCGGGATCGTCGGGCTCTTCATCGGGCCGGTGATCCTCGCCGTTTCGTCGACCTTGCTGACTGCATGGATACGCGACCCGGCGGCGCAAGCCCGCGATACGGCCAACCCGGCAGCCCGTCGGGAGGTTTGA
- the surE gene encoding 5'/3'-nucleotidase SurE — MTAIDTKLPCVLLTNDDGIDAPGLAVLEAVAAELAHEVWVVAPEHDQSGTSHSISLHTPLRVSRRGERRFGVLGTPGDCVVMAVRQLMGDVRPSLVLSGINRGGNLGVETMFSGTVGAAMTGLLLGLPSIALSQTFRDRERVRWDTARALAPDVIRRLAAVAHDAPVCLNVNFPDIDASAAGPLTVTRQGVGLVQGIDVVPQIDPRGMDYHWLRFNRGPRENGPDSETTVVNSGRVSVTPLHFERTDDKTFVTLQAALGAAA, encoded by the coding sequence ATGACCGCAATCGATACGAAACTGCCCTGCGTGCTCCTCACCAACGACGATGGCATCGACGCGCCCGGCCTCGCCGTGCTCGAAGCCGTGGCCGCCGAACTCGCGCACGAAGTCTGGGTCGTCGCGCCCGAACACGACCAGAGCGGCACCTCGCACTCGATCAGCCTGCATACGCCGCTGCGCGTCTCCCGGCGCGGCGAACGGCGCTTCGGCGTGCTCGGCACGCCGGGCGATTGCGTGGTGATGGCCGTGCGCCAGCTCATGGGTGACGTGCGCCCTTCGCTCGTGCTCTCGGGCATCAACCGCGGCGGCAACCTTGGCGTGGAGACGATGTTCTCCGGCACGGTGGGCGCCGCCATGACGGGCCTTTTGCTCGGCCTGCCGTCCATCGCTTTGAGCCAGACCTTCCGTGACCGCGAACGCGTGCGCTGGGACACCGCCCGCGCGCTCGCGCCGGACGTGATCCGGCGCCTCGCCGCCGTGGCGCACGATGCGCCCGTCTGCCTGAACGTGAATTTCCCCGATATCGACGCGAGTGCAGCGGGACCGCTCACGGTCACGCGCCAGGGCGTGGGGCTCGTGCAGGGCATCGACGTCGTGCCGCAGATCGACCCGCGCGGCATGGATTACCACTGGCTGCGCTTCAATCGCGGCCCGCGCGAAAACGGGCCCGACAGCGAAACAACCGTGGTGAACTCAGGCCGCGTGTCGGTCACGCCGCTGCATTTCGAACGCACCGACGACAAAACCTTCGTCACGTTGCAGGCGGCGCTCGGCGCTGCCGCCTGA
- a CDS encoding acyl-CoA thioesterase, with protein MATPTYRRKHKIHFSECDPAGIVFYPQYFVLFNDLVESWIDELLPQEGYHGVIGGRRVGMPTVRLEVDFKAVSKMGDEVWLSLDVERLGGASLTLAWACTGVDGVLRMAARQTIVTTSLDTHKSIGIPEDIRDAIARAMASAARE; from the coding sequence ATGGCGACGCCCACCTACCGCCGCAAACACAAGATTCACTTCTCGGAGTGCGATCCCGCCGGCATCGTGTTCTATCCGCAGTATTTCGTCCTCTTCAACGATCTCGTCGAATCGTGGATCGACGAGTTGCTGCCGCAAGAGGGCTATCACGGCGTGATCGGCGGGCGCCGCGTGGGCATGCCGACCGTGCGGCTCGAAGTGGATTTCAAGGCGGTGAGCAAGATGGGCGACGAGGTCTGGCTTTCGCTCGACGTCGAGCGTCTGGGCGGGGCGTCGCTCACGCTCGCGTGGGCCTGCACGGGCGTGGACGGCGTGCTGCGCATGGCGGCGCGGCAGACTATCGTGACCACCTCGCTCGACACCCACAAGTCGATTGGCATTCCTGAGGACATTCGCGACGCCATCGCGCGGGCGATGGCGTCCGCCGCGCGCGAATGA